In Streptomyces durocortorensis, a genomic segment contains:
- a CDS encoding MMPL family transporter: MATFLYKLGRLTFRRRRFVALIWVALLALAGFGAASASTATSSSFSIPGTEAQRAFDLLEQRNPGSSADGATARVVFKAPSGEKVTDADNKREITGFVKELQSGSDQIASVADPFQAQAVSQDGSTAYISVAYKVNSMELTDATRDALEGVGEDAQKSDMKVEIGGDALQVMPHSGAAEIIGVGIAAVVLVITFGSLIAAGLPLVTALIGVGIGVSLITALANVLDLGSTTSTLAMMIGLAVGIDYALFIVSRYRAELAEGKEREEAAGRAVGTAGSAVVFAGLTVVIALVGLAVVNIPMLTKMGFAAAGTVAIAVVIALTLVPALLGFAGKRVMGRKARRAAESAGKADLGKAKPNMGTRWARFVLRKPVWVMLVGVLGLGVIAVPAASLEMGLPDDGAQPKSTTQRQAYDMLSDGFGPGFNGPLVTVVDTKNSADGEAAVARVSEEIKSIGVVAVAPAEFNKAGDTATIVVIPKDRPSSVETENVVHAIRDAGEGVKADTGAEVLVTGATAMNIDFSQKMNDALLPYLALVVGLAFLLLMLVFRSVLVPLKAALGFLLSVVAALGAVVAVFQWGWLGSLFGVEQTGPIMSMMPIFMVGVVFGLAMDYEVFLVTRMREAFVHGESPGQAIVTGFKHGARVVTAAAVIMMAVFAGFIGSSEQMVKMIGFSLAVAVFFDAFVVRMAIVPAVLALLGKRAWWLPRWLDRVLPNVDVEGEKLQKQLTDESGSPQGPGEGDSDRELARV; the protein is encoded by the coding sequence GTGGCCACTTTCCTCTACAAGCTCGGACGGCTCACCTTCCGCCGCCGCCGCTTCGTCGCCCTGATATGGGTGGCGCTGCTGGCGCTCGCCGGATTCGGTGCGGCCTCCGCGTCCACCGCCACCTCCAGCTCCTTCTCCATCCCGGGTACGGAGGCGCAGCGCGCCTTCGACCTGCTGGAACAGCGCAACCCCGGCTCCAGCGCCGACGGCGCCACCGCCCGGGTCGTCTTCAAGGCCCCCTCGGGCGAGAAGGTGACCGACGCCGACAACAAGCGCGAGATCACCGGCTTCGTCAAGGAGCTCCAGTCCGGCTCGGACCAGATCGCCTCGGTCGCCGACCCGTTCCAGGCGCAGGCCGTGAGCCAGGACGGTTCGACGGCGTACATCTCGGTCGCCTACAAGGTCAACTCCATGGAGCTGACCGACGCGACCCGGGACGCCCTGGAAGGCGTGGGCGAGGACGCGCAGAAGAGTGACATGAAGGTGGAGATCGGCGGTGACGCGCTCCAGGTCATGCCGCACAGCGGGGCCGCCGAGATCATCGGTGTCGGTATCGCCGCCGTGGTCCTGGTCATCACCTTCGGCTCGCTGATCGCCGCCGGGCTGCCGCTGGTGACCGCCCTCATCGGGGTCGGCATCGGGGTCTCGCTCATCACCGCCCTGGCCAACGTCCTGGACCTGGGCTCCACCACCTCGACGCTCGCCATGATGATCGGCCTCGCGGTCGGCATCGACTACGCGCTGTTCATCGTCTCCCGCTACCGCGCCGAACTGGCCGAGGGCAAGGAGCGCGAGGAAGCCGCCGGGCGGGCCGTCGGAACGGCCGGGTCCGCGGTCGTCTTCGCGGGCCTGACCGTGGTCATCGCCCTGGTCGGCCTCGCCGTCGTCAACATCCCGATGCTGACGAAGATGGGCTTCGCCGCCGCCGGAACGGTCGCCATCGCCGTCGTCATCGCCCTCACCCTCGTCCCGGCCCTGCTGGGCTTCGCGGGCAAGCGGGTCATGGGCCGCAAGGCGCGCAGGGCCGCCGAGTCGGCGGGCAAGGCCGACCTCGGCAAGGCCAAGCCGAACATGGGCACCCGCTGGGCGCGGTTCGTGCTGCGCAAGCCGGTCTGGGTCATGCTGGTCGGCGTCCTCGGCCTCGGCGTCATCGCCGTACCGGCCGCCTCGCTGGAGATGGGCCTGCCCGACGACGGCGCCCAGCCGAAGTCGACCACGCAGCGCCAGGCGTACGACATGCTCTCGGACGGCTTCGGCCCCGGGTTCAACGGGCCGCTGGTCACGGTCGTCGACACCAAGAACAGCGCGGACGGCGAGGCCGCGGTGGCGCGGGTCTCCGAGGAGATCAAGTCCATCGGCGTGGTCGCCGTCGCCCCGGCCGAGTTCAACAAGGCCGGTGACACCGCGACGATCGTGGTCATCCCGAAGGACCGGCCGTCCTCCGTCGAGACGGAGAACGTCGTCCACGCCATCCGCGACGCGGGTGAGGGCGTCAAGGCCGACACCGGGGCCGAGGTACTGGTCACCGGCGCCACCGCGATGAACATCGACTTCTCGCAGAAGATGAACGACGCGCTGCTGCCCTACCTGGCGCTCGTCGTGGGCCTCGCGTTCCTGCTGCTGATGCTGGTCTTCCGCTCGGTCCTGGTCCCGCTGAAGGCGGCCCTCGGCTTCCTGCTCTCGGTGGTCGCCGCCCTCGGCGCGGTCGTCGCGGTCTTCCAGTGGGGCTGGCTGGGCTCGCTCTTCGGGGTCGAGCAGACCGGTCCGATCATGAGCATGATGCCGATCTTCATGGTCGGTGTGGTCTTCGGTCTGGCGATGGACTACGAGGTCTTCCTCGTCACCCGGATGCGCGAGGCGTTCGTCCACGGCGAGAGCCCGGGGCAGGCCATCGTGACCGGCTTCAAGCACGGCGCCCGGGTGGTCACGGCGGCGGCCGTGATCATGATGGCGGTCTTCGCGGGCTTCATCGGCTCCTCCGAGCAGATGGTCAAGATGATCGGCTTCTCGCTGGCCGTCGCCGTCTTCTTCGACGCCTTCGTGGTGCGGATGGCGATCGTGCCCGCCGTGCTGGCCCTGCTCGGCAAGCGGGCCTGGTGGCTGCCGCGCTGGCTGGACCGGGTCCTGCCCAACGTGGACGTGGAGGGCGAGAAGCTCCAGAAGCAGCTCACCGACGAGTCCGGTTCCCCGCAGGGGCCGGGAGAGGGCGACAGCGACCGCGAGCTCGCCCGCGTCTGA
- a CDS encoding TetR/AcrR family transcriptional regulator, with amino-acid sequence MARTRLTPEREGELYEAVLDLLREVGYDALTMDAVAARTRSSKATLYRQWGSKPELVVKALRHNKPVNLAEIDTGSLRGDFRAALSRTDDCQMEKDAALMRGLSHAVHEYPELHQALRELLIEPEMTGLDQLLQRAVDRGELRSDNPALKYVPHMLVGALAARQLIEDQPVDQAFLIDYVDSVVLPALGV; translated from the coding sequence ATGGCACGCACCAGGCTGACTCCCGAGCGTGAGGGCGAGCTGTACGAGGCCGTTCTCGACCTGCTCCGCGAGGTCGGCTACGACGCCCTGACCATGGACGCCGTCGCCGCCCGCACCCGGTCGAGCAAGGCCACGCTCTACCGCCAGTGGGGCTCCAAGCCCGAGCTGGTCGTGAAGGCGCTGCGGCACAACAAGCCGGTGAACCTCGCCGAGATCGACACCGGTTCGCTGCGCGGCGACTTCCGCGCCGCGCTGAGCCGGACCGACGACTGTCAGATGGAGAAGGACGCCGCGCTGATGCGGGGTCTGAGCCATGCCGTCCACGAGTACCCCGAGCTGCACCAGGCCCTGCGCGAGCTGCTGATCGAACCGGAGATGACCGGTCTCGACCAGCTGCTGCAACGGGCGGTGGACCGGGGTGAGCTGCGCTCGGACAATCCGGCGCTGAAGTACGTCCCGCACATGCTGGTCGGCGCGCTGGCCGCCCGGCAGCTGATCGAGGACCAGCCTGTCGACCAGGCGTTCCTCATCGATTACGTGGACTCCGTGGTTCTCCCCGCCCTCGGCGTCTGA
- a CDS encoding S41 family peptidase, which yields MSDDVAYLRFPHLHQDLLCFAAEDDLWVAPLAAAGHRPGRAWRVTVDRTRVSHPRFSPDGTSIAYTTWRTLDPEIHLAPVDGGPARRLTYWGSTDARVCGWSPDPGATSQILAVSSHQQPFSYFSWAYSVPTDGSPGGKLPWGPVSDIAVADIDGERRTLLLTGTPPHEPAAWKRYRGGAMGRLWLHGERLLPDIDGHLATPMFVGRRIAFLSDHEGVGNLYSCRMDGTGLRRHTDHDAYYARNASSDGHRVIYQCAGDLWLVEDLESPDATPRKLEVRLGGPRTGRRLYQVSAASNVDSLSVDETGRASAVTVRGSLYWLTHRDGPARTITDTPGVRVRQPEMLGSGGRVAYVTDAEGADAVEIAHLPRASGDRPPRLLASGQLGRVQEMVSAPDGERLAIASNDGRLLLLDTAEPEAEPAPEPLAAEEAAEVTPEEASARAPGGSTRADLYAATGAAVPASVPVDEHPGLTEVIRSVNGPVRDLAFSPDGAWLTWSHPGVGRSLRQIKLARISGPGAPVIVDVTNGRFEDENPVFTEDGRYLAFLSWRGFDPVYDVHTGDLSFPLGCRPYLVPLSSATPSPFALSPDGRPAAGGLDPVDVPDGGTSEGSPVMVEFEGLENRVTPFPVSASKYSALAPVTGGGLVWLRWPISGALGETFANPADMSGRPTLEHFNIAKARKTELVDHLDWFAVSGDSSRLVVMDDGELRAVPATEPGDTDSTVYLDLRRILHEVDPGAEWRQAYGEAGRIIRSFFWEPDMCGIDWDGVLEQYRPLVERVASPDEFADLLREVLGELGTSHAYVSPARRNEGPPHYQRAIGLLGANLVCRDGSWVVQRILPGDSSDSKARSPLAGTGIREGAVLTHVDGRPVDPVAGPYPLLTAAGGTTVELTFAPAGGGPSRRVAIMPLVDERPLRYQDWVAKRRDVVRELSGGKCGYLHIPDMGGSGWAQFNRDLRLEVSRPALIVDVRGNAGGHISELVVEKLTRTILGWDLTRNAQAVSYASNAPRGPVVALADEATSSDGDMITAAFRLLKLGPVVGQRTWGGVVGMTGRHRLGDGTVITVPMNAAWFDTYGWSVENHGVEPDVEALRTPLDWAEGRYAVLDDAVRLALDLLAAHPAATPPSYDTAPNLRRPPLPPRSS from the coding sequence GTGAGTGACGACGTCGCGTATCTCCGTTTCCCGCACCTCCACCAGGACTTGCTGTGCTTCGCGGCCGAGGACGACCTCTGGGTCGCCCCTCTCGCCGCCGCGGGGCACCGGCCGGGCCGGGCCTGGCGGGTGACCGTCGACCGGACCCGGGTCAGTCATCCGCGCTTCTCGCCCGACGGCACCTCCATCGCCTACACGACCTGGCGCACGCTGGACCCCGAGATCCACCTCGCCCCGGTCGACGGCGGCCCGGCCCGCCGCCTGACCTACTGGGGTTCGACCGACGCCCGGGTCTGCGGCTGGAGCCCCGACCCCGGCGCCACCTCGCAGATCCTCGCCGTGTCCTCGCACCAGCAGCCGTTCTCGTACTTCTCCTGGGCCTACAGCGTCCCCACCGACGGCAGTCCGGGCGGCAAACTCCCCTGGGGCCCGGTCTCCGACATCGCGGTCGCCGACATCGACGGCGAGCGCCGCACCCTGCTGCTCACCGGCACGCCCCCGCACGAACCGGCCGCCTGGAAGCGCTACCGGGGCGGGGCCATGGGCCGCCTGTGGCTGCACGGCGAACGCCTGCTCCCGGACATCGACGGCCACCTCGCCACCCCGATGTTCGTCGGCCGCCGCATCGCGTTCCTCTCCGACCACGAGGGCGTCGGCAACCTGTACTCCTGCCGGATGGACGGCACCGGTCTGCGCCGCCACACCGACCACGACGCCTACTACGCCCGCAACGCCTCCAGCGACGGCCACCGGGTGATCTACCAGTGCGCCGGGGACCTCTGGCTGGTCGAGGACCTTGAGTCGCCGGACGCCACCCCGCGCAAGCTGGAGGTACGCCTGGGCGGGCCGCGCACCGGCCGCCGCCTCTACCAGGTGTCCGCCGCCAGCAACGTCGACTCGCTGTCCGTCGACGAGACGGGCCGGGCCAGCGCCGTCACCGTACGCGGCAGCCTCTACTGGCTCACCCACCGCGACGGCCCCGCCCGCACCATCACCGACACCCCCGGCGTCCGGGTGCGGCAGCCGGAGATGCTCGGCAGCGGCGGCCGGGTCGCCTACGTGACCGACGCGGAGGGCGCGGACGCGGTCGAGATCGCCCACCTGCCGCGCGCCAGCGGCGACCGCCCCCCGCGCCTGCTGGCCTCCGGGCAGCTGGGCCGGGTGCAGGAGATGGTCTCCGCCCCGGACGGCGAGCGCCTCGCGATCGCCTCGAACGACGGCCGCCTGCTGCTCCTGGACACCGCGGAACCGGAGGCGGAGCCGGCGCCCGAGCCCCTGGCGGCCGAGGAGGCGGCCGAGGTGACGCCCGAAGAGGCGTCCGCGAGGGCCCCCGGCGGCTCCACCCGCGCCGACCTCTACGCGGCCACGGGCGCGGCGGTCCCGGCGAGCGTGCCGGTCGACGAGCACCCGGGGCTCACCGAGGTGATCCGCTCGGTGAACGGCCCGGTCCGCGATCTGGCCTTCTCCCCCGACGGGGCCTGGCTGACCTGGTCGCACCCGGGCGTCGGCCGCTCGCTGCGGCAGATCAAGCTCGCCCGGATCTCCGGCCCCGGCGCCCCGGTGATCGTGGACGTCACCAACGGCCGCTTCGAGGACGAGAACCCGGTCTTCACGGAGGACGGCCGCTATCTGGCGTTCCTGTCCTGGCGCGGCTTCGACCCGGTCTACGACGTGCACACCGGTGACCTGTCCTTCCCGCTCGGCTGCCGCCCGTACCTGGTCCCGCTCTCCTCGGCCACGCCCTCCCCCTTCGCGCTCTCCCCGGACGGGCGCCCCGCGGCGGGCGGCCTGGACCCGGTGGACGTGCCGGACGGAGGTACGTCGGAGGGGTCGCCGGTGATGGTGGAGTTCGAGGGCCTGGAGAACCGGGTGACACCGTTCCCGGTCTCCGCCTCGAAGTACTCGGCGCTGGCCCCGGTGACCGGCGGCGGTCTGGTCTGGCTGCGCTGGCCGATCTCCGGTGCGCTGGGCGAGACGTTCGCGAACCCGGCCGACATGTCCGGGCGGCCGACCCTGGAGCACTTCAACATCGCGAAGGCCCGCAAGACGGAACTGGTCGACCACCTCGACTGGTTCGCGGTCAGCGGCGACTCGTCCCGGCTCGTGGTGATGGACGACGGCGAGCTGCGTGCCGTACCGGCGACCGAACCGGGCGACACCGACTCCACGGTCTATCTGGACCTGCGCCGCATCCTGCACGAGGTCGACCCGGGGGCGGAGTGGCGGCAGGCGTACGGGGAGGCGGGCCGGATCATCCGCTCCTTCTTCTGGGAGCCGGACATGTGCGGCATCGACTGGGACGGGGTGCTGGAGCAGTACCGCCCGCTGGTCGAACGGGTCGCGTCCCCCGACGAGTTCGCGGACCTGCTGCGCGAGGTGCTGGGCGAGCTGGGCACCTCGCACGCGTACGTCTCCCCCGCCCGCCGCAACGAGGGCCCGCCGCACTACCAGCGGGCGATCGGCCTGCTCGGCGCCAACCTGGTCTGCCGGGACGGCTCCTGGGTCGTCCAGCGCATCCTGCCCGGCGACTCCTCGGACTCCAAGGCGCGCTCACCGCTGGCGGGTACGGGGATCAGGGAGGGCGCGGTCCTCACCCATGTGGACGGCCGCCCGGTGGACCCGGTGGCGGGCCCGTACCCGCTGCTGACCGCGGCTGGCGGCACCACGGTGGAGCTGACGTTCGCCCCGGCGGGCGGAGGCCCGTCCCGCCGGGTGGCGATCATGCCCCTGGTGGACGAGCGCCCGCTGCGCTACCAGGACTGGGTGGCCAAACGCCGCGACGTCGTAAGGGAGTTGAGCGGCGGCAAGTGCGGCTACCTGCACATCCCGGACATGGGCGGCTCAGGCTGGGCCCAGTTCAACCGGGACCTGCGCCTGGAGGTGTCCCGCCCGGCGCTGATCGTGGACGTCCGGGGCAACGCGGGCGGCCACATCAGCGAGCTGGTCGTGGAGAAGCTCACCCGTACGATCCTCGGCTGGGACCTGACCCGCAACGCCCAGGCGGTCAGCTACGCCTCCAACGCGCCGCGCGGCCCAGTCGTCGCCCTGGCCGACGAGGCGACCTCCTCCGACGGTGACATGATCACCGCCGCGTTCCGGCTGCTGAAGCTGGGCCCGGTGGTGGGCCAGCGCACCTGGGGCGGCGTGGTCGGCATGACCGGCCGTCACCGCCTGGGCGACGGCACGGTGATCACGGTGCCGATGAACGCGGCCTGGTTCGACACCTACGGCTGGTCGGTGGAGAACCACGGCGTGGAACCGGACGTGGAGGCCCTGCGCACCCCGCTCGACTGGGCGGAGGGCCGGTACGCCGTACTCGACGACGCGGTCCGCCTCGCCCTGGACCTCCTGGCCGCCCACCCGGCGGCCACCCCGCCCTCGTACGACACGGCCCCGAACCTGCGGCGGCCGCCGCTGCCGCCGCGGAGTTCCTGA
- a CDS encoding glycosyltransferase family 39 protein, translating to MRFLVRSVPALWTLALGLWGLSRQDSVWRDEAATWQVARRSTADIWSMLGNIDVVHGLYYLLMHGLFELFGPSTAVLRLPSVLAMTLAAACVAALGHRLAGAWAGLGGGLALGLLPAVQFYLQEGRPYALVAAGAGISTLLLVTLLEGRGRAVHWVAYGGTVALGGLLNWLSLMILPAHLATLLWSRAGRDAGKRWTAAALAATACVLPLILFSRSQSAQVSWIPPLTWHMLIGPAVLLAVGGVGALLDRPRAEGYPSARSPGEERRPDRPRAGRLSAASVGLPLLAVPQAGLVGLSLVQPLFLDRYVLFSLLGLALLIGVVIGAAVRAASYRYPRASLGILPVVMAVAMVALLPQSLAKRSPASRVDDVLAAAAGVQRLKRPGNAVLFIPAARRDTELVSPDAFSGLADIALAQGPEKSGTLKGIEAEPDRIRAAMLAQRRILLVTDAPRVARPVTAARDKAKTSVLEEHFTAVADEEARGRRVTVYERRTPVR from the coding sequence ATCCGTTTTCTCGTCCGGTCGGTACCGGCGCTCTGGACGCTCGCGCTCGGCCTGTGGGGCCTGTCGCGGCAGGACAGTGTGTGGCGGGACGAGGCCGCGACCTGGCAGGTGGCCCGGCGTTCCACGGCGGACATATGGAGCATGCTCGGGAACATCGACGTCGTGCACGGGCTCTACTACCTGCTGATGCACGGGCTGTTCGAGCTGTTCGGGCCGAGCACCGCCGTCCTGCGGCTGCCCTCGGTGCTGGCCATGACGCTGGCGGCCGCCTGTGTGGCGGCCCTCGGCCACCGGCTGGCCGGAGCGTGGGCGGGGCTGGGGGGCGGGCTGGCCCTCGGACTGCTCCCGGCCGTGCAGTTCTACCTCCAGGAGGGGCGGCCCTACGCCCTGGTGGCGGCCGGGGCCGGGATCTCCACCCTGCTCCTGGTCACCCTGCTGGAGGGGCGGGGCCGGGCGGTGCACTGGGTCGCCTACGGCGGCACGGTCGCGCTGGGCGGTCTGCTGAACTGGCTCTCGCTGATGATTCTTCCGGCGCACCTGGCGACCCTGCTCTGGAGCCGGGCGGGCCGTGACGCAGGCAAACGCTGGACCGCCGCCGCCCTGGCCGCCACGGCCTGTGTGCTGCCCCTGATCCTGTTCAGCCGGAGCCAGTCCGCGCAGGTGTCCTGGATACCGCCGCTGACCTGGCACATGCTGATCGGCCCGGCGGTCCTGCTGGCCGTCGGCGGAGTCGGCGCCCTGCTGGACCGGCCCCGGGCGGAGGGGTATCCGTCCGCCAGGTCCCCGGGGGAGGAGCGTCGGCCGGACCGGCCCCGGGCGGGCCGGCTGTCGGCGGCGTCCGTCGGGCTTCCGCTGCTGGCGGTGCCGCAGGCCGGCCTCGTCGGGCTCTCCCTGGTCCAGCCGCTGTTCCTGGACCGGTACGTCCTGTTCAGCCTGCTGGGCCTGGCGCTGCTCATCGGGGTGGTCATCGGCGCGGCGGTCCGGGCCGCGTCGTACCGGTACCCGCGCGCCTCGCTGGGAATTCTCCCCGTGGTGATGGCCGTGGCGATGGTGGCCCTGCTCCCGCAGTCGCTGGCCAAGCGGTCTCCGGCGAGCCGGGTGGACGACGTCCTCGCGGCGGCCGCCGGCGTCCAGCGGCTGAAGCGGCCCGGAAACGCGGTGCTCTTCATTCCGGCGGCCCGGCGGGACACCGAACTGGTCTCCCCGGACGCCTTCTCCGGGCTCGCGGACATAGCGCTGGCGCAGGGCCCGGAGAAGTCCGGGACGCTGAAAGGCATCGAGGCGGAGCCGGACCGGATACGGGCGGCGATGCTCGCCCAGCGGCGGATACTGCTGGTGACGGACGCGCCCCGGGTGGCGCGGCCGGTCACCGCCGCCCGGGACAAGGCCAAGACCTCCGTGCTGGAGGAGCACTTCACGGCCGTGGCCGACGAGGAGGCCCGGGGCCGCCGGGTGACGGTCTACGAACGGCGCACGCCGGTGCGCTGA
- a CDS encoding SDR family oxidoreductase — MSSRRSLEGQVVVVTGAARGVGELLARKLSARGATLALVGLEPDALKEVSERLHGESGHWFADVTDHEAMAQVAREVKERFGKVDVVVANAGVAAGGPFADSDPDAWRRVIEVNLIGGAVTGRAFLPVLTESRGYFLQIASLAAITPAPMMTAYCASKSGVEAFAHSLRAEVAHKGVRVGVGYLSWTDTDMVRGADQDDVMRELRQRLPWPMNRTYPLGPAVERIVDGIARRSAHVYAQGWLRGMQSVRGYLPSVIALGGPREMRRFEPRLHGVSKGLVGAGGAADQDARAERADRT, encoded by the coding sequence ATGAGCAGCAGGCGGAGTCTGGAGGGCCAGGTCGTCGTCGTCACCGGCGCGGCCCGGGGCGTGGGCGAGCTGCTGGCCCGCAAGCTGTCCGCACGCGGTGCGACCCTCGCACTGGTCGGTCTGGAGCCGGACGCGCTGAAGGAGGTCTCCGAGCGGCTGCACGGCGAGAGCGGCCACTGGTTCGCCGACGTCACCGACCACGAGGCGATGGCGCAGGTGGCGCGCGAGGTCAAGGAGCGCTTCGGGAAGGTCGACGTCGTCGTCGCCAACGCGGGCGTCGCCGCGGGCGGCCCGTTCGCCGACTCCGACCCGGACGCCTGGCGGCGGGTCATCGAGGTGAACCTCATCGGAGGCGCGGTCACCGGGCGGGCCTTCCTGCCGGTGCTGACGGAGAGCCGCGGCTACTTCCTCCAGATCGCGTCGCTGGCCGCGATCACCCCGGCCCCGATGATGACCGCGTACTGCGCGTCCAAGTCGGGCGTCGAGGCCTTCGCGCACAGCCTGCGGGCGGAGGTCGCCCACAAGGGCGTCCGGGTGGGCGTCGGTTACCTCTCCTGGACCGACACCGACATGGTGCGCGGCGCGGACCAGGACGACGTGATGCGCGAGCTGCGCCAGCGGCTGCCGTGGCCCATGAACCGTACGTATCCGCTCGGCCCGGCCGTCGAACGGATCGTGGACGGGATCGCGCGGCGCTCCGCGCATGTGTACGCCCAGGGGTGGCTGCGCGGGATGCAGTCGGTGCGCGGCTATCTGCCCTCCGTCATCGCGCTGGGCGGGCCGCGCGAGATGCGGCGCTTCGAGCCCCGGCTCCACGGCGTTTCGAAAGGGCTGGTCGGGGCCGGCGGCGCGGCGGACCAGGACGCGCGAGCGGAGCGCGCTGACCGTACGTAA
- a CDS encoding alpha/beta fold hydrolase yields the protein MSRLLRRDSVPPVPAAELTARSADGSRIHVELHGPEDAPAVVLAHGWTCNTRFWDAQIRDLAAEHRVIAYDQRGHGLTPAPGPGGYSTNALADDLEAVLAATLAPGRRAVLAGHSMGGMTLMAAAARPGLRAHAAAVLLCSTGSSRLTAEARVLPIRPGALRTRLTSAVLGARAPLGPVTPVSKKILKYATMGAGSAPDRVEACARIVHACPRSARVEWGHVLDGLDLAEGVRELRVPTAVIAGTDDRLTPPVHARAIAAALPLGIGLTELTGVGHMTPVEAPEAVTARIRELVTRYVTERSAATAEKEDVA from the coding sequence ATGAGCCGCCTCCTGCGCCGCGACTCCGTACCGCCGGTGCCCGCCGCCGAGCTGACCGCGCGGTCCGCCGACGGCTCGCGCATCCACGTCGAACTGCACGGTCCCGAGGACGCCCCGGCTGTCGTCCTGGCCCACGGCTGGACCTGCAACACCCGCTTCTGGGACGCCCAGATCCGGGACCTGGCCGCCGAACACCGGGTCATCGCCTACGACCAGCGCGGCCACGGACTCACCCCCGCACCCGGCCCCGGCGGCTACAGCACGAACGCGCTCGCCGACGACCTCGAAGCGGTCCTCGCCGCGACACTCGCCCCGGGCCGCCGGGCGGTCCTCGCCGGGCACTCCATGGGCGGGATGACGCTGATGGCCGCGGCCGCCCGGCCCGGACTGCGTGCGCACGCCGCCGCCGTCCTGCTGTGCTCCACCGGCAGTTCGCGGCTGACCGCCGAGGCCCGCGTCCTGCCGATCCGCCCGGGGGCGCTGCGGACCCGGCTCACCAGCGCCGTGCTGGGGGCGCGGGCGCCGCTCGGGCCGGTCACCCCGGTCTCGAAGAAGATCCTCAAGTACGCCACGATGGGCGCCGGTTCGGCTCCGGACCGGGTCGAGGCCTGTGCCCGCATCGTGCACGCCTGCCCGCGCAGCGCGAGGGTGGAGTGGGGACACGTGCTCGACGGGCTGGACCTCGCGGAGGGCGTGCGCGAGCTGCGGGTGCCGACCGCGGTGATCGCCGGTACGGACGACCGGCTGACCCCGCCGGTCCACGCGCGGGCCATCGCGGCCGCCCTGCCCCTCGGCATCGGGCTGACCGAGCTGACGGGCGTGGGACACATGACGCCGGTCGAGGCCCCGGAGGCCGTCACGGCGAGAATCAGGGAGCTGGTCACCCGGTACGTCACCGAGCGGTCGGCCGCCACGGCCGAGAAGGAGGATGTCGCATGA